One part of the Truepera radiovictrix DSM 17093 genome encodes these proteins:
- the malQ gene encoding 4-alpha-glucanotransferase encodes MERAAGLLLHPTSLPGGHGIGDLGAAAYRWVDFLAAAEQHLWQVLPLGPTGYGDSPYQSFSAFAGNPYLISLDKLVEAGLLAASALADAPAFPEGRVDYGQVIPFKLELLSRAFEHFRAHASPSQEASFERFCEAQRYWLDDYARFMALKDHHDGRPWNAWDEDLRTRKKRALARFEAEHEDAVLRYKVWQWMFYEQWFALRLYANEKGIKIIGDIPIFIAFDSADAWANPELFYFDKAGNPEVVAGVPPDYFSATGQRWGNPLYRWKKMEKRGFAWWIARFRSSLDFYDLIRVDHFRGFESYWEIPAEEPTAERGRWVKGPGQALFDALKAALGELPIIAEDLGIITPEVEKLRDDNALPGMKVLQFAFAADGADPYLPHNYTRNCVVYTGTHDNDTTLGWYRSAPEAERDFVRRYLGRDDSAVPWELIRLAYGSVAKYAIIPLQDVLSLGSEARMNTPGAAQGNWSWRLREGQLAPWVAPALAEMAATYGRVPGQEPEDTPYRQSATEAEVGAPR; translated from the coding sequence ATGGAACGTGCAGCTGGACTCCTGTTACACCCCACGTCGCTCCCCGGCGGGCACGGTATCGGCGACCTGGGCGCCGCAGCGTACCGCTGGGTCGACTTTTTGGCGGCCGCCGAGCAGCACCTCTGGCAGGTTCTTCCATTAGGGCCGACCGGTTACGGCGACTCCCCCTACCAGAGCTTTAGCGCCTTTGCCGGCAACCCTTACCTGATCAGCCTGGACAAGCTCGTCGAGGCGGGGTTGCTGGCGGCGAGCGCGCTCGCCGACGCGCCCGCATTCCCCGAGGGGCGCGTGGACTACGGCCAGGTCATCCCCTTTAAGCTGGAGCTTCTGAGCCGCGCCTTCGAGCACTTTCGCGCGCACGCCAGCCCCTCGCAGGAGGCGTCGTTCGAGCGCTTTTGCGAGGCGCAGCGCTACTGGCTCGACGACTACGCGCGCTTTATGGCCCTTAAAGACCACCACGATGGGCGGCCCTGGAACGCCTGGGACGAGGACCTAAGGACGCGGAAAAAGCGGGCCTTGGCGCGTTTTGAGGCCGAGCATGAAGACGCCGTGCTGCGCTACAAGGTCTGGCAGTGGATGTTTTACGAGCAGTGGTTTGCGCTGCGGCTCTACGCCAACGAAAAGGGCATCAAGATCATCGGCGACATCCCCATCTTTATCGCCTTCGACTCCGCCGACGCGTGGGCGAACCCCGAGCTCTTCTACTTCGACAAAGCCGGTAACCCCGAGGTGGTCGCGGGCGTGCCGCCCGACTACTTTAGCGCCACGGGGCAGCGTTGGGGCAACCCCCTCTACCGCTGGAAAAAGATGGAGAAGCGCGGCTTCGCCTGGTGGATCGCGCGCTTTCGCTCGTCGCTCGACTTTTACGACCTCATCCGCGTCGATCACTTCCGGGGCTTCGAGTCGTACTGGGAGATCCCGGCCGAGGAGCCGACGGCGGAGCGTGGGCGCTGGGTCAAAGGCCCTGGCCAAGCCCTCTTCGACGCCCTCAAGGCGGCGCTCGGCGAGCTCCCCATCATCGCCGAGGACCTGGGCATCATCACGCCGGAGGTCGAAAAGCTGCGCGACGACAACGCTTTGCCCGGCATGAAGGTGTTGCAGTTCGCCTTTGCCGCCGACGGCGCCGACCCCTACTTGCCGCACAACTACACGCGCAACTGCGTCGTCTACACGGGTACCCACGACAACGACACCACGCTCGGGTGGTACCGCAGCGCGCCGGAGGCCGAGCGCGACTTTGTGCGGCGCTACTTAGGGCGCGACGACAGCGCCGTGCCGTGGGAGCTCATCCGCCTGGCCTACGGCTCGGTCGCCAAGTACGCCATCATCCCCCTGCAAGACGTCCTCTCGCTGGGTTCGGAGGCGCGCATGAACACCCCCGGGGCGGCGCAGGGCAACTGGAGCTGGCGCCTGCGTGAGGGGCAGCTCGCGCCGTGGGTCGCTCCGGCGCTCGCGGAGATGGCCGCGACCTACGGCCGCGTGCCGGGGCAGGAGCCCGAGGACACGCCCTACCGGCAGTCGGCCACCGAGGCCGAGGTGGGGGCGCCGCGCTAG
- a CDS encoding SDR family NAD(P)-dependent oxidoreductase, with the protein MRLKDKVAIVTGAASGMGLAIAKRFAQEGAAVVATDWNGERLEAAVASIEGEGGSVVSVQGDIAERATAETLVAEALTHFGHLDVLCNNAGVMDYMQGVGELSDEVWRRVLRINLDGPMYTSRAALPHLLGRGGSIINVASTAGISGGAAGAAYTASKHALVGLTRNTAWMYATRGVRCNAICPGATRTNIGESMPQEKLDPAGAARAQAFAGLIPAVLEPNDIAELALFLASDASRHINGAIIPADGGWKAL; encoded by the coding sequence GTGAGACTAAAGGACAAAGTGGCTATCGTTACCGGCGCGGCCTCGGGGATGGGGCTCGCCATCGCCAAGCGTTTTGCGCAAGAGGGCGCTGCGGTCGTCGCCACGGACTGGAACGGCGAGCGGCTTGAGGCGGCTGTTGCGTCCATAGAGGGCGAAGGCGGCAGCGTCGTCAGCGTTCAGGGGGACATTGCCGAGCGCGCCACCGCCGAAACGCTCGTCGCGGAGGCGCTGACGCACTTCGGTCACCTCGACGTGCTCTGTAACAACGCTGGGGTGATGGACTACATGCAGGGGGTCGGTGAACTCAGCGACGAGGTGTGGCGCCGGGTGTTGCGCATCAACCTAGATGGCCCCATGTACACGAGCCGCGCGGCCCTCCCGCACCTCTTGGGGCGTGGCGGTTCGATCATCAACGTCGCCTCGACAGCTGGCATCAGTGGGGGGGCGGCGGGGGCCGCGTACACCGCGTCCAAACACGCCTTGGTCGGCCTGACGCGCAACACCGCCTGGATGTACGCGACCCGAGGGGTGCGCTGCAACGCCATCTGCCCAGGGGCGACGCGCACCAATATCGGGGAGAGCATGCCGCAAGAAAAGCTCGATCCCGCCGGGGCAGCGCGCGCTCAGGCTTTCGCTGGTCTCATCCCGGCTGTGCTCGAGCCGAACGACATCGCCGAGCTAGCGCTCTTTTTGGCTTCAGACGCGTCGCGGCATATTAACGGTGCGATCATCCCTGCAGATGGCGGTTGGAAAGCGCTTTAG
- a CDS encoding LuxR C-terminal-related transcriptional regulator: protein MEVHPGATWKLLCDAPIGWAVRQAAALDASTIVVTDNPCPEYCLFLVEQRPAAVVSNLVLDDVIDAFDAVRRGTRLYPTLKTSLTAAERTTLHLIAQGHHMRDIARWRGVGINSVRNTVSELYSKLQLDSHVKLALYYYGCWDILELEHGWRPQHYLETYL from the coding sequence GTGGAGGTTCATCCGGGCGCTACCTGGAAGCTCTTATGCGACGCTCCCATAGGGTGGGCAGTTAGGCAGGCAGCCGCCCTCGACGCTTCAACCATCGTCGTGACCGACAATCCCTGTCCGGAGTACTGCCTCTTCCTGGTTGAGCAGCGCCCCGCAGCGGTGGTGAGCAACCTCGTCCTTGATGACGTCATCGACGCGTTTGACGCCGTACGGCGCGGAACCCGGTTGTACCCAACGTTAAAGACATCGCTGACGGCGGCCGAACGTACGACGCTGCATCTCATCGCTCAGGGACATCACATGCGTGACATCGCCAGATGGCGCGGAGTGGGTATTAACTCCGTCCGGAACACAGTTTCCGAGCTCTACAGCAAGCTCCAACTCGACTCGCACGTCAAACTAGCCCTCTACTACTACGGTTGCTGGGACATCCTGGAGCTAGAGCACGGCTGGCGTCCTCAGCACTATTTAGAGACCTACTTGTAA
- a CDS encoding YceI family protein, with translation MQAWRRPGRWLALWWLVGALAHAESYTLHLDPASVITYEATTPFERWRGQAPVASLSGSFDDRDVAGSLRLTVTLEPGAFRSGIAIRDINAQRTVFRTDAYPLITFTLTQAELAGPLPPGSTQAARVTGTLAMHGVERTITVPVTVRRAQNALTATGAFAVRLSDYDMHRPSFLFVTVDDTVRLEFDITARLEPG, from the coding sequence ATGCAGGCGTGGCGGCGTCCCGGTCGGTGGCTCGCACTCTGGTGGCTCGTGGGCGCGCTTGCGCACGCCGAGAGCTACACCCTCCACCTCGACCCCGCGAGCGTCATCACGTACGAGGCGACCACCCCCTTCGAGAGGTGGCGGGGACAGGCCCCCGTCGCGAGCCTCAGCGGGTCGTTTGACGACCGAGACGTCGCCGGGAGCCTAAGGCTGACCGTCACGCTCGAGCCAGGCGCCTTCCGCTCGGGCATCGCGATTCGCGACATCAACGCGCAGCGCACGGTCTTTCGCACCGACGCGTACCCCCTTATCACCTTTACGCTGACCCAAGCGGAGCTCGCGGGCCCCCTCCCCCCCGGCAGCACCCAAGCGGCGCGCGTCACCGGTACCCTCGCCATGCACGGCGTCGAACGCACCATCACCGTCCCCGTCACGGTGAGGCGGGCGCAGAACGCCCTTACCGCGACGGGGGCGTTCGCGGTGCGGCTTAGCGACTACGACATGCACCGCCCGAGCTTTCTGTTCGTCACCGTCGACGACACCGTGCGGCTCGAGTTCGACATCACAGCGCGCCTCGAGCCCGGCTAG
- a CDS encoding RNA-guided endonuclease TnpB family protein, with product MLLRKVYRFQMRPTKAQEELLCQMAGAKRFVFNWALARRRDFYEANKEGISAKQLSSELTDLKKQPETGWLKGVDSQLLQQALKDVDRSFKNFFEKRSRFPRFKSRKREMPSFRIPQRVKVEDGKVYVPKIGWVRIRQSQDIDCKTKSATFKRDATGKWYVTLTAEFEMPDVPLPPAKPENVVGIDLGLKDFAVLSSGEREAPPKHYRAAEKKLKRAQRALSRKQKGSKNRDRARQQLARIHQKVRNKRQDFLHKMTTSLVRGYEGICIEDLSLKGMARTKLAKSVSDAALGEFRRQLEYKTVWHRKHLAVIDRFFPSSKLHMECGAINDALTLADRVWTCACGAVIDRDLNAAHNIKVEGLKQLVAAGHAETLNACGAQVRPTLISRHSAVKQESHVL from the coding sequence ATGCTGCTTCGCAAGGTCTACCGCTTCCAGATGCGCCCCACAAAGGCGCAGGAAGAACTGCTGTGCCAGATGGCTGGGGCGAAACGCTTCGTGTTCAATTGGGCGCTGGCTAGGCGTCGTGACTTCTATGAGGCGAACAAGGAGGGCATCAGTGCCAAGCAGCTTTCAAGCGAGCTAACCGACCTGAAAAAGCAACCTGAAACCGGGTGGCTTAAGGGCGTTGACTCGCAGCTCCTTCAACAGGCGCTCAAGGACGTTGACCGCAGCTTCAAGAACTTCTTTGAGAAACGCTCGCGCTTTCCTCGGTTCAAGTCGCGCAAGCGAGAGATGCCGAGCTTCCGCATTCCGCAACGGGTCAAGGTTGAAGATGGCAAGGTCTACGTTCCTAAAATCGGCTGGGTACGCATCCGCCAGTCTCAAGACATTGACTGCAAAACCAAGTCGGCCACCTTCAAGCGCGACGCCACCGGCAAGTGGTATGTGACGCTGACGGCCGAGTTTGAAATGCCGGACGTGCCACTACCGCCCGCCAAGCCTGAGAACGTCGTAGGCATAGACCTCGGGCTCAAAGACTTCGCTGTCCTTTCCAGTGGTGAACGGGAAGCGCCGCCCAAGCACTACCGCGCCGCCGAGAAGAAGCTGAAACGCGCACAAAGGGCGCTCTCTCGCAAGCAGAAGGGAAGCAAGAACCGTGATAGAGCCAGACAGCAGCTAGCTCGTATCCATCAGAAAGTCAGGAACAAACGTCAAGACTTTCTCCATAAGATGACCACCTCCCTAGTGAGGGGCTATGAGGGTATCTGTATCGAAGACCTATCGCTCAAAGGCATGGCGAGAACCAAGCTAGCCAAGAGCGTGTCTGATGCGGCCCTCGGAGAGTTCCGTAGGCAACTCGAGTACAAAACGGTGTGGCATCGAAAGCACCTGGCAGTCATAGACAGGTTTTTCCCAAGTTCCAAGCTGCACATGGAGTGCGGCGCTATCAACGACGCCCTGACACTCGCTGATAGGGTTTGGACGTGTGCCTGTGGTGCGGTGATAGACCGCGACCTGAATGCGGCGCACAACATCAAAGTAGAAGGACTTAAACAGCTTGTCGCGGCGGGGCACGCCGAGACGCTAAACGCTTGTGGAGCGCAGGTAAGACCGACCCTAATCAGTCGGCACAGCGCTGTGAAGCAAGAATCCCACGTGCTTTAG
- a CDS encoding helix-turn-helix domain-containing protein, translating into MTDSIRQAVKRRIDELGKSQAEVARSLGLQRQYLGRMLNEHVGEVPESWQQLLDALNLELYVREKPSTANSQKS; encoded by the coding sequence ATGACTGACTCCATTAGACAAGCTGTTAAAAGGCGAATTGACGAGCTTGGGAAAAGCCAAGCCGAGGTGGCGCGAAGTCTAGGATTGCAGCGGCAGTATCTAGGCCGAATGCTAAACGAACACGTTGGAGAGGTTCCTGAAAGCTGGCAGCAACTTCTTGACGCTCTAAACCTCGAACTCTACGTCAGAGAAAAACCCTCGACTGCGAACAGCCAGAAGAGCTAG
- a CDS encoding carbohydrate ABC transporter permease — MSKAARQTIGRIFFWLLVIIIFFYLMFPFYWATVSALKAEPELIRTPATLWPQNPTLQNFRAVFNNQAFLRGLLNSAIVAGSTTLLSLLVGSFAGYALGKLRFRGKAISLYTILAMTMFPQIAILAGLYQVIRFLNIPTTLSLILSYLLFSLPFTAWVLTAFFKGLPSSLLQAAQVDGANMMQTFWQVLLPLTAPALVTTGLLAFIAAWNEYLFALTFTAFNRPAQTVPVAIAQFSGQIARQEPFGEIMAAAIVVTVPLIALVLIFQARIVDGLTAGAVKG; from the coding sequence ATGAGCAAAGCTGCGCGCCAAACCATCGGTCGGATCTTTTTCTGGCTCCTGGTCATCATTATCTTCTTCTACCTGATGTTCCCCTTTTACTGGGCGACGGTCTCGGCCCTCAAAGCGGAGCCCGAGCTTATCCGCACCCCCGCGACGCTTTGGCCGCAAAACCCCACCCTGCAGAACTTTAGGGCGGTGTTTAACAACCAGGCGTTTTTGCGCGGCCTACTGAACAGCGCCATCGTCGCCGGGTCGACGACGCTCCTAAGCCTTCTAGTGGGCTCATTCGCGGGCTACGCGCTCGGCAAGCTGCGCTTTCGCGGCAAGGCGATCTCGCTCTATACGATCCTCGCGATGACCATGTTTCCGCAGATCGCCATCCTCGCGGGGTTGTACCAGGTCATCCGCTTTTTAAACATCCCGACCACGCTCTCGCTGATTCTCTCCTACCTGCTCTTCTCGCTCCCCTTTACGGCGTGGGTACTGACGGCGTTTTTCAAGGGGCTGCCGTCCTCCCTGCTCCAAGCTGCACAGGTCGACGGGGCCAACATGATGCAGACCTTTTGGCAGGTGCTGCTGCCGCTCACCGCGCCGGCGCTGGTCACCACCGGCTTGCTCGCCTTTATCGCTGCATGGAACGAGTACCTCTTCGCGCTGACCTTTACCGCGTTTAACCGCCCAGCGCAGACGGTACCCGTAGCGATCGCACAGTTTTCCGGTCAGATCGCCCGGCAGGAGCCGTTCGGCGAGATCATGGCGGCGGCAATCGTCGTCACCGTGCCGCTGATCGCGCTCGTGCTGATCTTTCAAGCGCGCATCGTCGATGGTCTCACCGCGGGGGCCGTCAAGGGGTAG
- the tnpA gene encoding IS200/IS605 family transposase codes for MPRAYQHKTTSVFLLNYHLVWIPKYRKKLLVGRVSDRLSELLNDKCERMGWEVIALEVMPDHLHLFIGADPSTSVDCIVRHLKGYTSFKLRQEFPHLARLRSLWTRSYFVSTAGNVSSQTIERYIAEQRKR; via the coding sequence ATGCCCCGCGCCTACCAGCACAAGACCACCTCGGTATTCCTCTTGAACTACCATCTCGTGTGGATACCGAAGTACCGCAAGAAGCTGCTGGTAGGGCGCGTCAGTGACAGGCTCAGCGAACTGCTTAACGACAAGTGCGAACGGATGGGGTGGGAGGTCATCGCCTTAGAGGTGATGCCCGACCACCTCCATCTCTTCATCGGCGCTGACCCCAGCACCTCGGTGGATTGCATCGTTCGTCATCTCAAGGGCTACACCTCCTTCAAGTTGCGGCAGGAGTTTCCACATCTGGCGCGGTTGCGTAGTCTGTGGACGCGCTCGTATTTCGTTTCGACCGCTGGTAACGTCAGCTCCCAGACGATTGAGCGGTATATTGCAGAGCAGAGGAAACGCTGA
- a CDS encoding phosphoribosyltransferase, translating into MTLFRDRRDAGRRLAAELGRLGAAALGPDVFVLALPRGGVPVAFEVARALGAPLDVFVVRKLGVPGHEELAMGAIASGGSRVLNEEIISSLDLSERTVAEAAAREARELARREALYRGARPFPDLTGRAVIVVDDGLATGATMRAAVTALRREADAVVCVFSPEPFWGVGRWYEHFPQTSDAEVQALLERARKSA; encoded by the coding sequence GTGACGCTTTTTCGCGACCGCCGCGACGCCGGGCGTCGCCTCGCCGCTGAGCTCGGCCGCCTGGGCGCTGCCGCGCTAGGGCCAGACGTCTTCGTGCTGGCGCTGCCGCGAGGCGGCGTGCCGGTCGCTTTCGAGGTCGCTCGAGCGCTCGGCGCGCCCTTGGACGTCTTCGTGGTGCGCAAGCTCGGCGTGCCGGGGCACGAGGAGCTGGCGATGGGGGCGATCGCCTCGGGCGGCAGCCGCGTGCTTAACGAGGAGATCATCTCGAGCCTCGACCTTTCGGAGCGTACGGTCGCGGAGGCCGCGGCGCGCGAAGCGCGCGAGCTCGCCCGCCGCGAGGCGCTCTACCGCGGCGCGCGCCCCTTTCCCGACCTCACGGGGCGCGCGGTGATCGTCGTCGATGACGGCCTCGCGACGGGGGCGACGATGCGCGCGGCCGTCACGGCGCTGCGGCGCGAAGCCGACGCGGTCGTGTGCGTCTTCTCCCCCGAACCCTTTTGGGGTGTCGGGCGCTGGTACGAACACTTTCCGCAGACGAGCGACGCGGAGGTGCAGGCGCTGCTCGAGCGCGCGCGCAAGAGCGCCTAG
- a CDS encoding sugar-transfer associated ATP-grasp domain-containing protein, translated as MARTKRHWRGPLKELRRAVSYQKDAPLRMPLSKRFEMFRRGFRSASYALYSFDHNDPDDYLPDSAFREATLINGPFCRRILHDKLLFWRVFGDAFEGTFEMPRVVALIERGQLFPLPGGPAELRSVGALLEFCRRGTGVVLKPTDGWQGQGIASLTVADGTPYLNGQPVSPETVATHVAGRDRTLVTERVVQTGYAAAIFPEAANSIRVTTMQDPDDGHRPFVAVAVHRFGSNTTRPTDNVSRGGLMAPIDLQTGELGLAVKFPRETGGELFWCSHHPDTAAPIKGVKVPGWGTLQDQLLEVAARFPFLRYVGWDVLISGGTWWILEANHNPSPAVQMFHPYLKDPKVRRFFAHYGVV; from the coding sequence ATGGCGCGGACGAAACGGCACTGGCGCGGGCCGCTTAAAGAGCTGCGGCGGGCGGTGAGCTACCAGAAAGATGCGCCGCTGCGCATGCCGCTCTCCAAGCGTTTCGAGATGTTCCGGCGCGGCTTCCGGAGCGCCTCGTACGCCCTTTACAGTTTTGATCACAACGACCCCGACGACTACCTCCCCGACAGCGCGTTTCGCGAGGCGACGCTGATCAACGGCCCCTTCTGCCGCCGCATCCTGCACGACAAGCTGCTCTTCTGGCGGGTGTTCGGCGACGCCTTTGAGGGCACCTTCGAGATGCCCCGGGTCGTCGCGCTCATCGAACGCGGGCAGCTCTTCCCCCTACCGGGCGGCCCCGCTGAGCTGCGCAGCGTAGGTGCGCTGCTCGAGTTTTGCCGCCGAGGCACCGGCGTCGTCCTCAAACCGACCGACGGCTGGCAGGGTCAGGGGATCGCCAGCCTGACGGTAGCGGACGGCACCCCCTACCTCAACGGGCAACCCGTGAGCCCCGAGACGGTCGCTACGCACGTCGCAGGGCGCGACCGCACCCTGGTCACGGAGCGCGTGGTGCAGACGGGCTACGCGGCGGCGATCTTTCCGGAAGCGGCCAACAGCATCCGCGTCACCACCATGCAGGACCCGGACGACGGCCATCGGCCCTTCGTCGCCGTCGCCGTACACCGCTTCGGCTCCAACACGACGCGGCCCACCGACAACGTCTCGCGCGGCGGGCTAATGGCCCCTATCGACCTCCAGACGGGCGAGCTAGGGTTAGCGGTCAAGTTCCCACGCGAGACGGGCGGCGAGCTCTTCTGGTGCTCGCACCACCCCGACACGGCCGCCCCCATCAAGGGGGTCAAGGTCCCCGGTTGGGGGACGCTCCAAGACCAGCTGCTCGAGGTCGCCGCGCGCTTCCCCTTTTTGCGCTACGTCGGTTGGGACGTGCTCATCTCCGGGGGTACATGGTGGATCCTCGAGGCCAACCACAACCCCTCCCCCGCCGTGCAGATGTTCCACCCCTACCTCAAAGACCCCAAGGTGCGGCGCTTTTTTGCGCATTATGGGGTGGTTTGA
- a CDS encoding acetoacetate--CoA ligase, translating to MEPLWTPSPERVERAELTRFRRAAEAHLGRALPDYRALHAWTVADPAAFWAFYAADAALPLTPPTGAVMSSDPMPYTRWFEGATLNYAEALLFPPALTDPAQPALIATDETGGERTLSYAELRRAVARCAAALRRSGVGPGDRVAGVLCNMPEAVVLLLGCAAVGAIFSSCSPDFGLGAAGDRFGQIEPKLLVGVSGYRYGGKAFSTVEMLTGLRARLSPEVAVVIGEGALEGWVPWESWLGEAAAPQFTPLPFDHPLYILYSSGTTGLPKAMVHRAGGALLAHHREHRLHSDIRAGDRVMYFTTCGWMMWNWLISALAQGATLVLYDGSPTYPDLGALWRLASRLEVTHFGTSARFIHACKAAGERPGDASAFPALRCVLSTGSPLSPAGFVWVYEALKRDVHLASISGGTDIVSCFMGGDPTAPVYAGQIQAPGLGVDLAIFDERGEETVGPGELVCRKPLPSMPLAFWGDPDFSRYKAAYFSVYPGVWRHGDLIAWAPEGGIVVYGRSDATLNPGGVRIGTAEIYRPLETVPEVADALAVGKREDGDEVIWLFVVLQADAVLDEALKERIKGAIRRLSSPRHVPKRIFAVSQLPRTRSGKTVEIAVSRLLNGLEVPNRQVMENPEALEEILGVVGGAQ from the coding sequence GTGGAACCGCTGTGGACCCCCTCCCCCGAACGCGTTGAACGCGCCGAGCTCACCCGCTTCCGCCGCGCCGCCGAGGCGCACCTCGGTCGCGCGCTACCCGACTACCGCGCTCTGCACGCCTGGACGGTCGCCGACCCCGCAGCCTTCTGGGCGTTTTACGCCGCCGACGCGGCGTTGCCATTAACGCCGCCCACAGGCGCCGTGATGAGCTCCGACCCGATGCCCTACACCCGCTGGTTCGAGGGGGCGACGCTCAACTACGCCGAGGCGCTCCTCTTTCCCCCTGCGCTGACCGACCCCGCGCAACCCGCGCTGATCGCCACCGATGAGACGGGCGGCGAGCGCACCCTGAGTTACGCGGAGCTGCGCCGCGCGGTTGCGCGCTGCGCGGCGGCCTTGCGGCGCAGCGGCGTCGGCCCCGGCGACCGCGTAGCGGGGGTGCTATGCAACATGCCCGAGGCGGTCGTGCTGCTCCTAGGCTGCGCGGCCGTCGGGGCGATCTTCTCCTCGTGCTCGCCGGACTTCGGTCTGGGCGCGGCGGGCGACCGCTTCGGGCAGATCGAGCCGAAGCTGCTCGTCGGGGTGAGCGGTTACCGCTACGGCGGCAAGGCCTTTTCGACGGTGGAGATGCTGACGGGGTTGCGCGCGCGGCTCTCACCCGAGGTCGCCGTCGTCATCGGGGAGGGCGCGCTGGAGGGCTGGGTCCCGTGGGAGAGCTGGCTCGGCGAGGCGGCGGCGCCCCAATTCACCCCACTCCCCTTCGACCATCCGCTCTACATCCTCTACTCCTCGGGGACGACGGGGCTCCCCAAGGCGATGGTGCACCGCGCGGGCGGCGCGCTCCTCGCGCACCACCGCGAACACCGCCTCCACAGCGACATCCGCGCGGGCGACCGGGTGATGTACTTCACCACCTGCGGTTGGATGATGTGGAACTGGTTGATCTCCGCGCTCGCGCAGGGGGCGACGCTCGTGCTCTACGACGGCTCGCCCACCTACCCCGACCTCGGCGCGCTCTGGCGCCTGGCGAGCCGCCTCGAGGTGACGCACTTTGGCACCTCGGCGCGCTTTATCCACGCCTGCAAAGCGGCCGGGGAGCGCCCCGGCGACGCGTCGGCCTTTCCGGCGCTGCGCTGCGTGCTCTCGACGGGGTCGCCGCTCTCGCCCGCCGGTTTCGTCTGGGTCTACGAGGCGCTTAAGCGCGACGTGCACCTGGCGAGCATCTCCGGCGGCACGGACATCGTGAGCTGCTTTATGGGGGGGGACCCGACGGCGCCCGTGTACGCCGGGCAGATCCAGGCGCCGGGGCTCGGGGTCGACCTGGCGATCTTCGACGAGCGCGGCGAGGAGACCGTGGGGCCGGGCGAGCTCGTGTGCCGCAAACCGCTCCCCTCGATGCCGCTCGCCTTCTGGGGGGACCCCGACTTCAGCCGTTACAAAGCCGCCTACTTTAGCGTCTACCCAGGGGTGTGGCGGCACGGCGACCTCATCGCTTGGGCGCCGGAGGGGGGGATCGTCGTCTACGGCCGCAGCGACGCCACCCTCAACCCCGGCGGGGTGCGCATCGGCACAGCCGAAATTTATCGCCCGCTCGAGACCGTCCCCGAGGTCGCCGACGCCCTAGCGGTCGGCAAGCGCGAGGACGGCGACGAGGTGATCTGGCTGTTTGTCGTGCTGCAAGCGGATGCCGTGCTCGACGAGGCGCTTAAAGAGCGGATCAAGGGGGCCATCCGCCGCCTCTCGAGCCCGCGCCACGTACCCAAGCGCATCTTCGCGGTGTCGCAGCTGCCGCGTACTAGAAGCGGTAAAACGGTGGAGATCGCCGTCTCGCGGCTTTTAAATGGCCTCGAGGTGCCCAACCGGCAGGTGATGGAGAACCCCGAGGCGCTCGAGGAGATTTTGGGGGTCGTCGGCGGGGCACAGTAG